In a single window of the Drosophila miranda strain MSH22 chromosome XL, D.miranda_PacBio2.1, whole genome shotgun sequence genome:
- the LOC108150932 gene encoding phospholipase A1 2-like: MTSFIPVLLLLAVGLVVAPSSGDSRENRSLKELAKKLHKLFNKIKLGLPFSALGYICSQLIDQGAVLPLDTPDMARMSFLLRTDDCQNVSIPLTEAERLWEAQGFYQDRPTVIYITGWLTNIKRSNSGPVAKAYNCRNDTNFVVLDADNFIDTLYSWSALNTEVIGAYLAEALLKLDRSYVSRKVHLVGHSLGAQIAGSAGRNFKKLSGGATLARVTGLDPANPCFYKGKDPEGVRRGDAAFVDIIHTNPGVLGTPKVVGDADFFVHGDSPFQTGCGKLTVTKVPCSHERAVEYWTETVYRTNRNSFLGKRCVRDTDLSDGRNCRDTRTVMGHDASDREHGLFYVDANNAEPFGTNANPEAYTSSNSQCGACEAFQWR; this comes from the exons ATGACATCTTTTATTCCGGTGCTGCTTCTtctggctgtgggtctggtcGTTGCTCCGTCCAGCGGTGATTCCAGGGAAAATCGTTCTCTGAAAGAGCTGGCAAAAAAGCTGCATAAACTGTTCAACAAGATCAAGCTGGGCTTACCCTTCTCAGCGCTCGGTTATATATGCAGCCAGCTCATTGACCAGGGCGCTGTTCTGCCATTGGATACACCGGACATGGCGCGCATGAGTTTCCTTCTGCGCACTGACGACTGCCAGAATGTCAGCATTCCGCTTACTGAGGCCGAGAGGCTGTGGGAGGCGCAGGGCTTCTACCAGGATCGGCCCACAGTCATCTACATTACGGGCTGGCTGACGAACATAAAAAGGTCGAACAGCGGGCCTGTTGCCAAGGCCTATAACTGCCGCAACGATACCAATTTCGTG GTGCTGGATGCAGACAACTTCATTGACACCCTCTACTCGTGGTCGGCCCTTAACACGGAGGTCATCGGGGCGTATTTGGCCGAGGCCCTGCTGAAGCTGGACAGATCCTATGTGAGCCGGAAAGTGCACTTGGTGGGACACAGCCTGGGGGCGCAGATTGCGGGATCGGCAGGCCGCAACTTCAAAAAGTTGTCTGGAGGAGCGACTCTGGCGCGGGTAACGGGCCTGGACCCGGCCAACCCCTGTTTCTACAAAGGCAAGGATCCGGAGGGCGTACGGAGAGGCGATGCAGCGTTCGTCGACATCATACACACGAATCCCGGAGTTCTGGGCACACCGAAGGTCGTGGGCGACGCTGATTTCTTTGTCCATGGAGATTCTCCATTTCAGACCGGCTGCGGGAAGTTGACGGTCACAAAAGTCCCATGCTCGCACGAACGTGCCGTCGAATACTGGACTGAGACGGTGTATCGCACGAATAGAAATAGCTTCCTTGGCAAGCGCTGCGTTCGGGATACGGATCTCTCGGATGGACGCAATTGTAGGGATACCCGGACAGTCATGGGACACGATGCCAGTGACCGTGAGCATGGGCTCTTCTATGTGGATGCTAACAATGCAGAGCCGTTCGGCACAAATGCAAACCCGGAGGCCTACACCTCAAGCAATAGCCAGTGCGGAGCCTGTGAGGCCTTCCAGTGGCGTTAG